A stretch of DNA from Anaerolineae bacterium:
GCAGTTTCGCTCAGGCGTTCCTGGCTGATTGGCTCGGCCAGGGTGAGCATGCGCTGGCGCACTTCGCCATTGTGCAGCACCAGCACCATCAGCACCATCCGGCCCTGTGTGGCGATCAGTTCCAGGTGCTTGAAGCGGTTGATCTTGCTGTAAGGCGCGGTCACCAGGGAGGCGCTGCGCGCCGTCCGGGAGAGCACCGCCGCTGCCAATCTCATCCACTGTTCAAGGTCCAGCGGCGCCTGGTGGAACTGGTGGGCGATCGTGCGCCGTTCAACAGCTGTAAGCTGATCATCATCCAGCAGGTGTTGCACGAAGTAGCGGTAGCCCTTCTCGGTGGGGACACGACCAGCGGAGGTGTGCGGCGAGCTAATGTAGCCAGTTTCCTCCAGCACGCCCATATCGTTGCGGATGGTGGCCGAGCTGACGCCGAGCAGGCTGACCAGCGACTTCGAGCTTACCGGGTGGCCGGTTTCGATGTAGTGCTTGATGATCAACTCCAGCGTGTGCTTCTGGCGTTCAGTCAGTTCCGAAGGGGAAAGGACTTCCGCTTCCATACCATCTCACCAGAGACTCGTTAGCACTCTCGGTATGTGAGTGCTATTCGTACGGTTGTCTCATCATACCATGCGCTCCGCCTGGCGTCAAAGGCGGGTGGCGGGCGCGGGAAATCCTGTCAGCGATTCCAACGGCGGAGCAGCACGCGAACATAGAGACGAGCAGGCTATGCAGGATGCAACACAACTAACTCCCCGGCAATCAGACTCCTGCAACCCTTGACACCGCCTGCCATCCTGTTTACTCTATGGCCACGGTTGATTCTTGATGAGGAGTGTTTCTCTGATGGCTGGCTCCAAGACGTTTGATGTGACCGAAGCGACTTTTCAGCAGGAAGTACTGGAATCGGATCTGCCGGTGCTGGTGGATTTCTGGGCGGAGTGGTGCGGCCCGTGCAAAATGATCGAGCCGCATGTGATGGCCCTGGCGGAAGAATATGAAGGGCGGATGCGCGTTGGCCGGATGGACGCGGACGCCAACCCCAATGTGCTGATGGATCTGGGCATCATGGGCATCCCCACGCTGATCCTGTTCAAGAACGGCCAGCCGGTCGAACGACTGACGGGATATATGCCCAAAGAGCGGATCATCGGCAAGCTGGAACCGCACCTGGACTGACGCGATCTGCCTGTCGCAGGCTTTTGCTGGCAGGCGCAGCGCAGCCCCGGCCAACCGGGCTGCGCTGTTTTGTTGTCTGCTGGCAGTCCGTTGCCGCGATGTCGCCTCCTTATTTTGGGGGCGGGGGCCGCTGTCGGGTGTAATGGCTGTGCCTTGTGCAGATTAGCCTAAGAAATTCATCCGAACAGGCTGCGCCAGGGTGCTTGGAGTTTTAGGCGGATTCCTTGTACACTGATAAATGTCAGGCCGTTAGTTCCGTCGACGCCACAGGCCTGGCAGGATCGTATTCGCGCAGCAGGAGGAGAGGGAAGCACAGATGGCACGCAGATCTGCAGTGGTCCTGATTGTGGCGGCCGCCATGCTGCTGGCTGCAACAGGCGGCTTTGCCCAGGGTGAGGAATTTGTCTTCGGTATGGTTCTTGTCGGGCCGCGCAACGATCATGGCTGGAGCGAGGCCCACTATACCGCCGGGCAGTATGTCGAGCAGCAGGTGCCCGGTACGCGGATGGTCTTCTTTGAGAGCCTGAACCCCGCTGATGCGCCAGAAACCACCCTGGAGCAGGTGGTGGAGGAGATGCTGGCTGAAGGGGCCAAGGTGATCTTCACCACATCCGACGAATTCGAGGAAGATACGCTGTTTGTGGCTCAGAAGTATCCGGACACCATCTTCGTTAATGTTTCCGGCGATGACGCCCTGACTGGGGAAGCGCCCGCCAACCTGAGCAATGTGATGGGCAACATGGAACTGGGTAAGCAGATTGCGGGCTGCGCTGCGGCGCTGGCCACCGAGACTGGCAAGCTCGGTTATCTTGGCCCGCTGATCAACTTTGAAACCCGCCGTCTGGCTGCCAGTGTTTACCTGGGCGCTCGTTACTGCTACGAGCATTATCGCGGCGGCGATCCTGACGACCTGAGCATGACGGTCACCTGGATCGGCTTCTGGTTCAACATCCCCGGCGTGACCCTTGACCCGACTGAGGAGACGCAGCGCTTCTTTGATGGTGGGGCGGATGTCGTGATCAGCGGCATCGATACCACTGAGGCGCTGGTGGTCGCCGGTCAGCGAGCTGCAGAAGGCGCAAAGGTGTGGGCGATCCCCTACGATTATGAAGGCGCCTGCGCGGGTGCGCCGGAGGTCTGCCTGGGCGTCCCGTACTTCAACTGGGGCCCGGCGTATGTCCAGGTTGTTGAGGCTGTCAAGAACGGCACTTACGAGCAGTTCTGGAACTGGAACCCGCCGTACTTTGAGGACATCAGCGACAACGACAAGACGGCGGTCGGCTGGGTTAATGGCGACGCCCTGACCGAGGAACAGGCCGCCCAGCTGGATGAATTCATCGCCATGCTGGCAGAGACTGATCCCGGTGTCCTGACGGCGGAGAACATCGACGACGAAGGCAAGCAGATCGGCCTGTGGGTGGGGCCGCTGGCGCTGCAGGATGGCACGGTGCTGGCTGAAGAAGGCGAGATTGTCCCGCCGCGCTCGGTCTGGTACCTGGAGCAACTCCTGCAGGGTATGACGGGCGATAGCTCCGCGCAGTAGCGATCACAGGGTTCGAGAGGAGGGCGACCACCTTCGCGGGTGGTCGCCCTGTTTAGGCGGAGCGCGCCCCCGCCCGGCTGGCGGCGCATGTTCCTCCAGGAGTCGCGATGAGCGTTGAGGTACGCCATATCCACAAGACCTTTGGATCAGTCCACGCGAACGACGACATTTCCCTCACTTTTGCTGACGGGCGCATCTACGGCATCCTTGGCGAAAACGGCGCCGGCAAATCCACATTGATGAAGATTCTCTCCGGCTTTTACCTGGCCGATAGCGGGCAGGTGCTGATCGACGGCCGGCCCGTCCACTACGATACACCGCGCGGCGCCATCGAGGTTGGCATTGGGATGCTGGCTCAGGACCCGCTTGATGTCGGCCCCCTGACCGTGCTGGAGAATTTCGTCTACGGTCAGCCGGTTGGCCCACTGCCGGACTGGCAGGCCGCCCGCCGCCGCTTTACCGAACTGGCTGACCGGCTGGGCTTCAAGCTGGAACCCGATATGCCGGTCGAGCACCTGAGTATTGGCCAGCGGCAGGAACTGGAGATCGTCCGTCTGCTGGCCCTGGGCGTGCGGGTGCTGATCCTGGACGAGCCGACCACCGGTATCTCTGCCGAGCAGAAAGGCATCCTGTTCGCTTCCCTGCAGCGGCTGGCGCGGGAAGACGGCCTGACCATCCTGTTTGTGTCCCACAAGCTGGAAGACGTGCTGGAGTTGTGCGACGAAGTGGCCGTGCTGCGGCTGGGACGGCTGGTCGGGACGGTAGTTCTGCCGGTGACTACTGCCGAACTGGTGGCCATGATGTTCGGCCAGGTGCTGGCCCCGCCTTCCCGGAGGGCGGTGACGCCGGGTGATACGGTTCTGGAAGTACGGGACCTGTTCATGGCCAGCGAGCGTGTGGTTATGCGCGATTGCCAGGTCTGTGTGCGGGCCGGCGAGGTTGTCGGGCTGGCCGGGCTGGACGGCAGCGGCCAGCAGTTGCTGACACGAGCCTGTGTCGGTCTGGCCCGTCCGCTGGGCGGGCGTGTGATCATTAACGGCGTGGATATGACCGGCCGGCCGTACCGCGATTTTCTGGCGGCGGGGGTGAGCTTTGGCGCGGCGGGCCGCCTGGAAGAAGGACTGGTCGCCGGTTTGACCCTGGCCGAACACTTCATCCTCACCGACGCAGGGCAGGGCTGGTGGATCGACCGCGAGCGCGGGCAGCGGATTGCCAAGGAACGGATCGCCCATTACCGGATCATGGGGCGGCCCGACAGCCCGATCGAGACGCTTTCCGGCGGCAATCAACAACGGGTGCTGATGGCCCTGATCCCACCTGCGCCGCGTCTGCTGGTGCTGGAGCATCCGACTCGCGGCCTGGACGTGGAATCGGCACGCTGGATTTGGGAGCAAATCCTGGCTCGTTGCGCTGCTGGCACTGCCGTGCTGTTCACATCTGCCGATCTGGATGAACTGGTGACCTACAGCGACCGGATTCTGGTCTTCTACGCCGGGCAGGTTACTGAAGTGCCCGATGCCCGATCGGTCACCGTAGACGAACTGGGGCACCTGATCGGCGGCCAGCGGGTGGGGGAGGAGACAGGACGATGACGAGGAGTTCGTTGCTAGGACAGCGGGCGCTGGCGCTGGGCATCGGCCTGGCCTCGATTGCCGTTTCGCTGTTGCTCACCGCGCTGATCATCCTGGCGGTGGGCGCTTCCCCGCTGGAAGTGTTCAACAAGGTGACGGAAGGCATTGGCCTGACCCCGACCGGCCTGGATATAGTGCGCTTCTCCGGTGTGGTCAACTTCTGGATTCCGCTGATGTTTGTCTGCACTGGTCTGCTGGTAACCTTTACGGCCGGACTGTGGAATATCGGCGTGGAAGGCCAGATGATGTTCGGCGCGGTGTGTGCAACCTGGGTGGCGCAGGAGGTTTTTCTGCCGACGGTTATTCAGGTGCCGCTGGAGATGCTGGCGGCAGCACTGGGTGGGGCGTTCTGGGCGGCGCTGACCGGCCTGCTTAAGACACGGGGCGGTGTGCATGAGATTTTCGGCGGCGTGGCCATGAACAACCTGGCAAATATCTTCAGCATCTACCTGATTTCCGGCCCCTGGGGCAACCAGGGCGGGCAGGCGACGCCGCCCTTCCGCCCTGAGACGCTGCTGCTGCCGATAAGCAGCGAGTTTCGGGTCAGCGCAGCGGCGCTGATCGTGATGGTGGTCGCTTTTGGCGGGATATTCCTGGCGCTTTCCGGGACGCGTTGGGGGCTGGAACTGAAGGCGCAGGGACACAGCCAGCGGTCGGCCCTGCTGCTGGGCGTGCCGGTAGAGCGCAATGTGCTGCTGGCGATGGCGCTATGCGGCTTTATGGCCGGGCTGGCCGGATCGGTGCGCGTGCTGTTCACGTATGGCAATCTGCGCCCGCTGGTTAGCGGCGGGATTGGCTTCCTGGGGCTGCTGGTGGTGCTGTTGACCGGGACACGGGCACTGTGGGCGCCACCGATCGCCTTCTTCTTCGCGGCTATTCTGGGCGGTAGCACGCGCCTGAAGATCGCTCTGCAGCTTGATCAGAGCCTGGCCGGGGTGGTGCAGGGCATCCTGGTGCTGATGGTCATCCTGGCTAACGGTGTGCGCGGGCGGCTGCACGGCAGACATCCGGTACAGGCCCCTGAAGCAAGCGCAAGTCTGGAAGCGGAGGAGGCAGCGATTCATGGATAGCGAACTGGCCCGCGTTCTGGGGTCTGTGGTGGCCAATGCCACGCCACTGGTGATCGCCAGCCTGGGCGAAACCATCACCGAACGGGTTGGCGTGATCAACCTGTCGCTGGATGGCAGCCTGCAGCTGGCAGCGATGGTGGCTTTTGTGGCCGCGTATGCTTCCGGCAATGCTATGCTGGGGCTGGCGGCGGGACTGATCGCCGGGCTGCTGGTGGCGCTGCTGATTCTGTTCTCCAACATCGCGTTGCGGCAGGATCAGGTGGCGGTGGGGTTTGTCCTGACCCTGCTGGCCGCCGATCTGGCGCAGTTCCTCGGCCAGAACTATACCCGTATCCCCGGCCCAACCTTCCCGACCATACCGATCCCGCTGCTCCGCGATATCCCCTTCCTGGGGACTGTGTTCTTCAACCACAACGCGCTGGTGTACTTTAGCTTCATTCTGCTGTTTAC
This window harbors:
- the trxA gene encoding thioredoxin, with the protein product MAGSKTFDVTEATFQQEVLESDLPVLVDFWAEWCGPCKMIEPHVMALAEEYEGRMRVGRMDADANPNVLMDLGIMGIPTLILFKNGQPVERLTGYMPKERIIGKLEPHLD
- a CDS encoding BMP family ABC transporter substrate-binding protein; this translates as MARRSAVVLIVAAAMLLAATGGFAQGEEFVFGMVLVGPRNDHGWSEAHYTAGQYVEQQVPGTRMVFFESLNPADAPETTLEQVVEEMLAEGAKVIFTTSDEFEEDTLFVAQKYPDTIFVNVSGDDALTGEAPANLSNVMGNMELGKQIAGCAAALATETGKLGYLGPLINFETRRLAASVYLGARYCYEHYRGGDPDDLSMTVTWIGFWFNIPGVTLDPTEETQRFFDGGADVVISGIDTTEALVVAGQRAAEGAKVWAIPYDYEGACAGAPEVCLGVPYFNWGPAYVQVVEAVKNGTYEQFWNWNPPYFEDISDNDKTAVGWVNGDALTEEQAAQLDEFIAMLAETDPGVLTAENIDDEGKQIGLWVGPLALQDGTVLAEEGEIVPPRSVWYLEQLLQGMTGDSSAQ
- the hrcA gene encoding heat-inducible transcription repressor HrcA, encoding MEAEVLSPSELTERQKHTLELIIKHYIETGHPVSSKSLVSLLGVSSATIRNDMGVLEETGYISSPHTSAGRVPTEKGYRYFVQHLLDDDQLTAVERRTIAHQFHQAPLDLEQWMRLAAAVLSRTARSASLVTAPYSKINRFKHLELIATQGRMVLMVLVLHNGEVRQRMLTLAEPISQERLSETAARLTQLALGLTAQQLRAKLYGLNALEEEVLSLVITLIEQESDRPQLVYRDGLAELLSRFGESEGAQQALRVLEEQTLLEDLINEANPSIGNIRVLIAGEGRWDNISLLSIVLGRYGVAGQATGTLGVLGPTRMSYGRAISAVRYMSDLMSTLMVGIYGGDTESSGA
- a CDS encoding ATP-binding cassette domain-containing protein, whose protein sequence is MSVEVRHIHKTFGSVHANDDISLTFADGRIYGILGENGAGKSTLMKILSGFYLADSGQVLIDGRPVHYDTPRGAIEVGIGMLAQDPLDVGPLTVLENFVYGQPVGPLPDWQAARRRFTELADRLGFKLEPDMPVEHLSIGQRQELEIVRLLALGVRVLILDEPTTGISAEQKGILFASLQRLAREDGLTILFVSHKLEDVLELCDEVAVLRLGRLVGTVVLPVTTAELVAMMFGQVLAPPSRRAVTPGDTVLEVRDLFMASERVVMRDCQVCVRAGEVVGLAGLDGSGQQLLTRACVGLARPLGGRVIINGVDMTGRPYRDFLAAGVSFGAAGRLEEGLVAGLTLAEHFILTDAGQGWWIDRERGQRIAKERIAHYRIMGRPDSPIETLSGGNQQRVLMALIPPAPRLLVLEHPTRGLDVESARWIWEQILARCAAGTAVLFTSADLDELVTYSDRILVFYAGQVTEVPDARSVTVDELGHLIGGQRVGEETGR
- a CDS encoding ABC transporter permease encodes the protein MTRSSLLGQRALALGIGLASIAVSLLLTALIILAVGASPLEVFNKVTEGIGLTPTGLDIVRFSGVVNFWIPLMFVCTGLLVTFTAGLWNIGVEGQMMFGAVCATWVAQEVFLPTVIQVPLEMLAAALGGAFWAALTGLLKTRGGVHEIFGGVAMNNLANIFSIYLISGPWGNQGGQATPPFRPETLLLPISSEFRVSAAALIVMVVAFGGIFLALSGTRWGLELKAQGHSQRSALLLGVPVERNVLLAMALCGFMAGLAGSVRVLFTYGNLRPLVSGGIGFLGLLVVLLTGTRALWAPPIAFFFAAILGGSTRLKIALQLDQSLAGVVQGILVLMVILANGVRGRLHGRHPVQAPEASASLEAEEAAIHG